A single Chloroflexota bacterium DNA region contains:
- a CDS encoding EF2563 family selenium-dependent molybdenum hydroxylase system protein: MSLFSQIRILIKGSGDLGTGVAWRLHKTGFPVVITELAQPLVVRRTVAFASAVYDGAITVEGVTARRAESFEHARTLLGADVIPVLVDPEMRACEFFAPRVLIDAVMAKRNTGTRITDARLVLALGPGFIPGVNCHAVVETRRGHNLGRVWWHRAAEANTGTPGEIGGKSTERVLRAPVDGRIIALREIGDYVATGEVIARVSGADVSAPFDGILRGLVHASLPVHAGMKIGDVDPRANRETCFTISDKSRAIGGGALEAILTWMNGNQNSE, translated from the coding sequence ATGTCTCTCTTTTCCCAAATCCGCATTCTCATCAAAGGTTCCGGCGACCTCGGCACCGGCGTGGCGTGGCGGTTACACAAGACTGGATTTCCCGTCGTTATCACCGAACTTGCCCAGCCACTCGTTGTCCGCCGCACGGTCGCATTTGCGAGCGCGGTGTACGACGGCGCGATCACGGTTGAGGGCGTCACCGCGCGCCGCGCTGAATCATTCGAACACGCGCGCACACTTTTGGGTGCGGATGTGATTCCGGTGTTGGTTGATCCAGAGATGCGCGCGTGCGAATTTTTTGCGCCCCGCGTGTTGATTGATGCGGTCATGGCGAAGCGCAACACCGGCACGCGCATCACGGACGCGCGCTTGGTGCTCGCGCTCGGTCCGGGATTTATACCGGGCGTGAACTGTCACGCGGTCGTCGAAACGCGTCGCGGGCACAACCTGGGACGCGTGTGGTGGCATCGCGCGGCGGAAGCGAATACGGGCACGCCGGGCGAAATCGGCGGCAAGAGCACGGAACGCGTGCTACGCGCGCCGGTGGATGGGCGCATCATCGCGTTGCGTGAGATTGGCGATTACGTCGCGACGGGCGAAGTGATCGCGCGCGTGAGTGGTGCCGATGTGAGTGCGCCGTTCGATGGAATCTTGCGCGGACTCGTGCACGCGAGTTTGCCGGTTCACGCGGGCATGAAAATCGGCGACGTGGACCCGCGCGCAAATCGCGAGACGTGTTTTACGATCAGCGACAAGTCGCGCGCGATTGGCGGCGGCGCGCTCGAAGCGATTCTCACGTGGATGAATGGAAACCAGAATTCAGAATAA
- a CDS encoding AI-2E family transporter, whose product MERNQLINIVLVLIIILITLIVAQMVWHLLSDYADVLLLFLLGWLVSFILNPIVSWLGENSSFRLPRAASIAIIYLAFALIIVIGIALLAPIAIQQLSDIARRLPALASQAPPAMAWLEDRLARIGAPIKIDEALRAAVNSLQGYVTAIVQNALGIFTSLLGFVANFLFVLILGFYFTLDGPRLRAVIRDVIPSEYKDEASFFARSVDRTFGGFMRGQLIQSIAISIGTLLVMTILGLNFSLVISLFAGLFMLIPLVGPFLALLPPLFVALIQAPNLTIWVLVALFIYQFVITNVIMPRLLSDSLDMHPLLVLAAIFLSVKVAGFWGAFFGIPIVGVLWAMFRFFFERWQSAQKDSRPLAK is encoded by the coding sequence GTGGAACGCAATCAACTCATCAACATCGTGCTCGTGCTCATCATCATCCTCATCACGCTCATCGTCGCGCAAATGGTGTGGCATCTCTTGAGCGACTATGCCGACGTATTGTTGTTGTTCCTGCTCGGTTGGCTCGTGTCGTTCATCCTCAACCCGATTGTCTCGTGGCTCGGCGAGAATTCCTCCTTTCGCCTGCCGCGCGCGGCATCCATCGCGATCATTTATCTCGCGTTCGCCCTCATCATTGTGATTGGCATTGCATTGCTCGCGCCGATCGCGATTCAACAATTGTCGGATATCGCGCGGCGCTTGCCGGCGCTCGCGTCGCAAGCGCCGCCGGCAATGGCGTGGCTCGAAGATCGGCTCGCGCGCATTGGCGCGCCGATCAAAATAGACGAGGCGCTGCGCGCCGCGGTCAATAGTTTGCAAGGGTACGTTACCGCCATCGTGCAAAACGCGCTCGGCATTTTCACTAGTCTGCTCGGCTTTGTCGCGAATTTTTTGTTCGTGTTGATCCTGGGATTTTACTTTACACTGGATGGTCCGCGCTTGCGCGCCGTGATCAGGGATGTCATTCCCTCGGAATATAAAGACGAAGCGAGTTTTTTTGCGCGCAGTGTGGATCGCACGTTCGGCGGATTCATGCGCGGTCAGTTGATTCAATCTATCGCCATCAGCATTGGCACATTGCTGGTCATGACGATCCTGGGATTGAATTTCTCACTCGTCATCAGTTTGTTCGCTGGGCTGTTCATGCTGATTCCCTTGGTCGGTCCGTTCCTCGCGCTCCTGCCGCCGCTCTTTGTCGCGTTGATTCAAGCGCCGAATCTGACCATCTGGGTTTTGGTCGCGCTGTTCATCTATCAATTCGTCATCACGAACGTGATCATGCCGCGGCTGTTGAGCGACTCGCTCGATATGCACCCGCTACTCGTGCTCGCGGCGATTTTTCTGAGTGTCAAGGTCGCCGGATTTTGGGGCGCGTTTTTTGGCATTCCAATTGTCGGCGTGCTCTGGGCAATGTTCCGATTTTTTTTCGAGCGTTGGCAAAGCGCACAAAAAGATTCACGTCCGCTGGCAAAGTGA
- a CDS encoding YdcF family protein: MIAARWRIPDAPPTRPDCFIIPSYALRDRTRPTRPTIAQIELAIAWWQKFPHAKLIMCTGDNQRLGVTNAAVMIAYAAQRGVPRANLIGEDRSINTWENLRFAHDIIERENLGQPTLVTLDLYTRRAVATARKMGWRNFHWLSVIASGEPAYGWKAVQTHSRLTIFCYEFGAYVYSKIVGWV, encoded by the coding sequence ATGATCGCGGCACGCTGGCGCATCCCCGACGCGCCGCCCACGCGACCCGATTGTTTCATCATTCCATCGTACGCGTTGCGCGATCGCACCCGCCCCACCCGCCCGACCATCGCGCAAATCGAGTTAGCGATCGCGTGGTGGCAGAAATTTCCGCACGCGAAACTCATCATGTGCACCGGCGACAATCAGCGCCTCGGCGTCACGAACGCGGCGGTGATGATCGCTTACGCCGCACAGCGGGGCGTGCCGCGCGCGAATCTCATCGGCGAAGATCGTTCGATCAACACTTGGGAAAATCTGCGGTTCGCGCACGACATTATCGAACGCGAAAACCTGGGTCAGCCGACGCTCGTCACACTCGACCTCTACACGCGGCGCGCGGTCGCAACTGCGCGCAAGATGGGCTGGCGCAATTTTCACTGGCTCTCCGTCATCGCCTCGGGCGAACCGGCGTACGGCTGGAAGGCGGTTCAAACGCACTCGCGCTTGACGATTTTTTGTTACGAGTTTGGCGCGTACGTGTACAGCAAAATTGTTGGTTGGGTTTGA
- a CDS encoding amidohydrolase: MPSCVTGNSVSRENDYNALVIIDSHTHLFSPEVIAQRERYAARDAFFGALYSGAVARMVGADELIAAMDAAGVDRAVVAGWCWQANEICVEQNSWLMDIARQYPDRVSVLATVQPNAGADAIRELHRCVEGGVVGVGELNADGQGFRLDDPGLMNLARELSDLGLPLMLHTNEPVGHVYPGKGKLAPAEIYAFVKAFPDLRIVLAHWGGGFPFYELMREVRKIARNVFYDSAASPLLYDIGIFRAVTNIVGSDKILFGSDFPLLLYPKRQREPSMDLFLNDIRAAGLSDDDLRNILGENAMRVVGARHLQNRATDVK, encoded by the coding sequence ATTCCATCTTGCGTTACGGGAAATTCCGTTTCGCGGGAAAATGATTATAATGCGCTTGTGATTATTGATTCGCACACACATCTTTTTTCGCCGGAGGTGATCGCACAGCGCGAGCGGTACGCCGCGCGCGACGCGTTCTTTGGCGCGCTGTACAGCGGCGCGGTCGCGCGGATGGTTGGCGCGGACGAATTGATCGCGGCGATGGACGCGGCAGGAGTGGATCGCGCGGTCGTCGCCGGGTGGTGCTGGCAAGCGAATGAAATTTGCGTCGAGCAAAATTCGTGGCTGATGGACATCGCGCGACAATATCCCGATCGCGTGTCCGTGCTTGCGACCGTGCAACCGAATGCGGGCGCGGATGCGATCCGTGAATTACATCGGTGTGTTGAAGGTGGTGTGGTTGGCGTTGGCGAGCTGAACGCGGACGGGCAGGGCTTTCGACTCGACGATCCTGGGCTGATGAACCTCGCGCGCGAATTGTCCGACCTGGGTCTGCCGTTGATGCTGCACACGAACGAGCCGGTTGGACATGTGTACCCAGGCAAGGGCAAACTTGCACCCGCCGAAATCTACGCGTTCGTCAAAGCGTTTCCCGATTTGCGAATCGTGCTCGCGCATTGGGGCGGCGGGTTTCCGTTCTACGAGTTGATGCGCGAGGTACGCAAGATCGCGCGCAATGTGTTCTACGATTCCGCCGCGTCGCCTCTGCTGTACGACATCGGAATTTTTCGCGCGGTGACGAACATCGTCGGCAGCGACAAGATTTTATTCGGCAGTGATTTCCCGTTGCTGCTGTACCCGAAACGTCAGCGCGAGCCGAGCATGGACCTGTTTTTGAACGACATCCGCGCGGCGGGATTGAGCGACGATGACCTCCGCAACATTCTCGGCGAAAACGCGATGCGCGTGGTCGGGGCAAGGCATTTGCAAAATCGCGCCACTGATGTAAAGTGA
- a CDS encoding beta-galactosidase yields MRFRDRLFRFFLALIVLASLVGLSWSVATWVQSHNPGPAIVPARVIPDTDVNPYGANFFLDREVEEWKRDRTVRMAREAGIVWAKQEFSWEEIEKRKNSFDWDKSDQIVATFEKYGVQIIARLDRPPAWARKDKNLPQSPPDNFNDYGDFVDAFVRRYLGRIHFIQIWNEPNIFPEWGNRPVDPAGYAALLEIAYQRAKAADPSIRVLSAPLAITLGEGWDATSDQWRHMNDLDYLTALYQAGAKDYFDILSANAFGLRASPDDPPDPNKLNFQRVALARQIMEQNNDAHKAIWINEYGWNASPPDFKNDQLVWGRVTEQQQAEYTLRGISDARAKWAWLGVVNIWYFRQVGDMTPDRSDYYFRMVDVDFTPRLVYYRLKDLASPAAVAQPGCYQETNPAIEYSGVWQPYLTPRANLGRELVTRQPGARATIRFWGDGIELVMRRGPTEGRAWVTLDGQRVPNLPLDTNGNSYIDLSAPNDQAQVHLPIAKNLLRGSHKLEVVAGQGGEIALDGFQVQADGTNDLPWALLGGFGATFVLAVTLFIGSLVRARRGFSPRK; encoded by the coding sequence TTGAGATTTCGAGATCGCCTCTTTCGATTTTTCCTCGCGCTGATTGTGCTCGCCTCGCTCGTCGGTTTGTCGTGGAGCGTTGCCACGTGGGTCCAGTCGCATAACCCCGGTCCGGCGATTGTGCCCGCGCGCGTCATTCCCGACACCGACGTGAATCCGTATGGCGCGAATTTTTTCCTCGACCGCGAAGTGGAAGAATGGAAACGCGATCGCACGGTGCGGATGGCGCGCGAAGCCGGCATCGTGTGGGCAAAGCAAGAATTTTCCTGGGAAGAAATCGAGAAACGCAAAAATAGTTTCGATTGGGACAAGTCGGATCAAATCGTCGCGACGTTTGAAAAGTACGGCGTCCAAATCATCGCGCGTTTGGATCGTCCCCCGGCATGGGCGCGCAAAGACAAGAACCTGCCGCAATCACCGCCGGACAATTTCAACGATTACGGCGATTTTGTGGACGCGTTCGTCCGGCGTTATTTGGGACGTATCCACTTTATCCAAATTTGGAACGAGCCGAATATTTTTCCGGAATGGGGCAATCGCCCGGTGGACCCGGCAGGTTACGCCGCCTTGTTGGAAATCGCGTACCAACGCGCCAAAGCCGCCGACCCCAGCATCCGCGTACTGTCCGCGCCGCTCGCGATCACGCTCGGCGAGGGCTGGGACGCCACGTCCGATCAGTGGCGGCACATGAATGACCTCGATTATCTCACCGCACTGTACCAAGCCGGCGCGAAAGACTATTTCGACATTCTCTCCGCAAACGCGTTCGGCTTGCGCGCGTCGCCCGACGATCCGCCCGATCCGAACAAACTCAACTTTCAACGCGTCGCGCTCGCGCGGCAAATCATGGAGCAGAATAACGACGCGCACAAAGCGATATGGATCAACGAGTACGGTTGGAACGCGTCGCCGCCGGATTTCAAGAATGACCAACTCGTCTGGGGACGTGTCACCGAGCAACAACAAGCCGAGTACACGTTGCGCGGCATCAGCGACGCGCGCGCGAAATGGGCTTGGCTGGGCGTCGTCAACATTTGGTATTTTCGCCAGGTCGGCGACATGACGCCGGATCGTTCCGATTATTATTTTCGAATGGTGGACGTGGACTTTACGCCGCGCCTGGTGTATTATCGGTTGAAAGACCTGGCTTCGCCCGCGGCGGTCGCGCAACCCGGTTGTTATCAAGAGACGAATCCCGCCATCGAGTACAGCGGCGTGTGGCAACCGTACTTGACCCCGCGCGCAAACCTGGGACGCGAACTCGTGACGCGCCAGCCCGGCGCGCGCGCAACGATTCGGTTCTGGGGCGACGGCATCGAACTAGTGATGCGCCGCGGACCGACCGAAGGACGCGCGTGGGTGACGCTCGACGGACAGCGCGTGCCCAACCTGCCGCTCGACACGAATGGGAACAGCTACATTGATTTGTCCGCGCCGAACGATCAAGCCCAGGTTCATTTGCCGATTGCGAAAAATCTATTACGCGGTTCGCACAAACTCGAAGTAGTTGCCGGACAAGGGGGCGAAATCGCGCTCGATGGTTTTCAAGTGCAAGCAGATGGGACAAACGATTTGCCCTGGGCTTTGTTGGGCGGATTCGGCGCTACGTTCGTGCTGGCTGTAACGTTGTTCATCGGGAGTCTCGTGCGCGCGCGCCGCGGCTTTTCACCGAGAAAGTAA
- a CDS encoding fused MFS/spermidine synthase, with amino-acid sequence MSSATSSPAKRNLWLWQPNLIVFVSSACIMVIELVAGRMIAPHVGSSLYTWTSVIGVVLAGISLGNYIGGMLADKWGSLRLLGIVYFASALTSLGILAMDRLDPITPLDIPIVAEIVLLTGALFLVPCTILGMISPIVAKLAVSDLAKTGSTVGMIYAAGAAGSIVGTFLTGFVLISWFGTYAIVWGVAGILFVMGLLFLLAGRWQAMLLSALIVAGASTYASNDGWLKGPCVVETNYFCIKLYDIEEQGHPVRQLVLDHLVHSFVQLDDPKHLVYGYEKIYAEVAQSRKAYDPQLSVLMIGGGGYTFARYMDAEYPGSEMHVVEIDPGVTQVAYDRLALNREAKIVTFNEDARLFFTRPPNRKYDLILGDAFNHYSVPYHLTTKEFNDRVRAWLADDGMYVVNIIDGARGEFVRAYYYTLTKTFKYVYLAEGNPDWRHASRSFFVLVGADKELDLNAVAQFDGGDGDALFARTLASDERIRTMLNEAPLITLTDDYVPVDQMLASVHSGDVPNQ; translated from the coding sequence ATGTCTAGTGCTACGTCATCCCCCGCCAAGCGCAACCTGTGGCTGTGGCAACCGAACTTGATCGTTTTCGTTTCGAGCGCGTGCATCATGGTGATCGAACTGGTCGCCGGGCGCATGATCGCACCGCACGTTGGCTCGTCGCTCTACACGTGGACGAGTGTGATCGGCGTGGTGCTCGCGGGGATCAGTCTCGGCAATTACATCGGCGGCATGCTCGCGGACAAGTGGGGTTCGCTCAGGTTGCTCGGCATCGTTTACTTTGCGTCGGCGCTCACATCGCTCGGCATCCTCGCGATGGATCGCCTCGATCCGATCACACCGCTCGATATTCCGATCGTCGCGGAAATCGTTCTGCTGACCGGCGCGTTGTTCCTCGTGCCATGCACGATCCTGGGAATGATTTCGCCCATCGTCGCGAAACTCGCGGTGAGCGATCTCGCGAAAACGGGAAGCACGGTGGGGATGATATACGCCGCCGGCGCGGCAGGGAGTATCGTCGGCACTTTCCTCACCGGCTTTGTGCTGATTTCGTGGTTCGGCACGTACGCGATTGTGTGGGGCGTCGCCGGAATCTTGTTCGTGATGGGCTTGCTCTTTTTGCTCGCGGGACGTTGGCAAGCGATGTTGCTTTCCGCGTTGATCGTCGCGGGCGCGTCCACGTACGCGTCGAACGACGGCTGGCTCAAAGGTCCGTGCGTCGTCGAGACGAATTATTTTTGCATCAAACTGTACGACATCGAAGAGCAAGGACACCCAGTTCGCCAGCTCGTGCTCGACCACCTCGTACACAGTTTCGTGCAATTGGATGATCCCAAGCATCTAGTCTACGGTTATGAAAAAATCTACGCCGAGGTGGCGCAGTCCCGCAAAGCGTACGATCCGCAGTTGAGTGTGTTGATGATTGGCGGCGGCGGCTATACATTCGCAAGGTACATGGACGCCGAATATCCTGGGAGTGAGATGCACGTCGTCGAGATTGACCCGGGCGTGACCCAGGTTGCGTACGATCGGCTCGCGCTTAACCGCGAAGCCAAGATCGTGACGTTCAACGAAGATGCGCGCTTGTTTTTTACGCGCCCACCCAATCGCAAATACGATTTGATCCTGGGCGACGCGTTCAATCACTATTCCGTGCCGTACCATCTGACGACGAAAGAGTTCAACGACCGCGTCCGCGCGTGGCTGGCGGACGACGGTATGTACGTCGTCAACATCATTGACGGCGCGCGCGGCGAGTTTGTGCGCGCGTACTATTACACGCTGACCAAGACCTTCAAGTACGTTTATCTCGCCGAAGGCAATCCCGATTGGCGACATGCCTCGCGCAGTTTCTTTGTCCTGGTCGGCGCCGACAAGGAACTCGACCTGAATGCCGTCGCGCAATTCGATGGCGGCGATGGCGATGCGTTATTCGCGCGCACGCTCGCCAGCGACGAACGCATTCGGACGATGCTCAACGAAGCGCCACTCATCACGCTCACCGATGATTACGTACCGGTGGACCAAATGCTCGCGTCCGTGCACAGCGGCGACGTGCCGAATCAATGA
- a CDS encoding PIG-L family deacetylase, protein MENEPQRVLVVLAHPDDPEFFCGATLAKWARQGRVIRYLLLTCGDKGSDNPDMTPEDLCIDRQGEQRAAARVIGAQDVVFLDYHDGELFNTLDVRRAIVREIRRFKPHVVVTGDPLSYIRPNGINHPDHRAAGAATLDAVFPAAGNRMYFPELLGEGLEPHAPKEVWLCVTQEPNLWVAVNDTFDIKLAALREHRSQIKDFAALEKRLRDRMRRADFDGEFYAESFRVIKF, encoded by the coding sequence ATGGAAAACGAACCCCAACGTGTTTTGGTTGTGCTCGCGCATCCCGATGATCCAGAATTTTTCTGCGGCGCAACATTGGCAAAGTGGGCAAGGCAAGGTCGGGTCATTCGCTACCTCTTGCTGACGTGCGGCGACAAAGGGAGCGACAATCCCGACATGACGCCGGAAGATTTGTGCATAGATCGGCAAGGCGAGCAACGCGCCGCCGCGCGCGTCATCGGCGCGCAGGATGTCGTGTTTCTCGATTATCACGACGGCGAACTGTTCAACACACTCGACGTGCGCCGCGCCATCGTGCGCGAGATTCGACGATTCAAGCCGCACGTCGTCGTCACCGGGGATCCGCTCTCGTACATTCGCCCGAACGGCATCAACCATCCCGATCATCGCGCCGCCGGCGCGGCAACGCTCGACGCCGTGTTTCCCGCCGCGGGCAATCGGATGTACTTTCCCGAATTGTTGGGCGAAGGACTCGAACCGCACGCGCCAAAAGAAGTGTGGCTGTGCGTGACCCAGGAACCGAATCTGTGGGTCGCGGTCAACGACACGTTCGACATCAAACTCGCCGCGTTGCGCGAACATCGCAGTCAAATCAAAGATTTCGCCGCGCTGGAGAAACGCTTGCGCGACCGTATGCGCCGCGCTGATTTCGATGGCGAGTTTTACGCGGAAAGTTTTCGCGTGATCAAGTTTTGA